One Rubrobacter naiadicus genomic region harbors:
- a CDS encoding NAD(P)/FAD-dependent oxidoreductase, translating to MSGRKVVILGAGPGGVAAARRLRERTPSGVEVVLVERPGGPLYLPGTIPTLLGEGPASRWRAPLALEGVEVVYGEARGVSGNGVKLEDEEIGADAVVAAPGLALDLEALPPSSRVFGFWDPEGAQRASEAVRDLEGGVVAVVISSLPYRCPPAPYGMAMQLANLYRNTSRPVRVVLTTPEEEPLQSLGQEMTDFLRSSCSAEGVEILTGFEPDLTSLGEGTLRSADGRDLRFDLALVVPPHRRSPLLAHLPGGGPLVEISRSFETTEENLFVIGDAAATALPRTADGAAAAGRTAADAILERFGILDSPETHLPAPECFVGHGSGRYSHISLRYPDGLPPQGRARVTLEGPSTEITPAFERAFENWRSLRS from the coding sequence ATGTCCGGACGGAAGGTCGTGATACTCGGGGCGGGGCCGGGGGGCGTGGCCGCGGCGCGGCGCCTGCGGGAGCGTACGCCTTCAGGGGTAGAAGTAGTGCTCGTCGAGCGACCGGGTGGTCCGCTCTACCTGCCCGGTACGATCCCCACCCTGCTCGGCGAGGGGCCGGCTTCGCGCTGGAGGGCTCCTCTCGCGCTCGAGGGGGTCGAGGTCGTCTACGGCGAGGCCCGGGGTGTCTCGGGGAACGGGGTGAAGCTCGAGGATGAGGAGATCGGAGCCGACGCCGTCGTGGCCGCGCCGGGGCTCGCGCTCGACCTCGAGGCTCTTCCTCCCTCCTCCCGTGTTTTCGGCTTCTGGGACCCCGAAGGGGCACAGCGCGCCTCGGAGGCGGTCCGGGACCTCGAAGGCGGCGTGGTCGCGGTCGTGATCTCTTCTCTGCCCTACCGCTGTCCTCCGGCGCCCTACGGGATGGCGATGCAACTCGCGAACCTCTACCGCAATACATCCCGCCCGGTGAGGGTCGTGCTGACGACCCCCGAGGAGGAGCCCCTGCAGTCGCTCGGACAGGAGATGACGGATTTCCTCCGCTCCTCCTGCTCCGCCGAAGGGGTGGAGATCCTCACCGGCTTCGAACCCGACCTCACCTCGCTCGGGGAGGGAACCCTCCGATCCGCCGACGGACGCGACCTCCGCTTCGATCTCGCGCTCGTCGTACCCCCGCACCGGAGGTCCCCGCTGCTCGCGCACCTGCCGGGAGGCGGTCCCCTCGTCGAGATCTCCCGATCCTTCGAGACCACCGAGGAGAACCTCTTCGTGATCGGGGACGCCGCCGCCACCGCGCTGCCCCGTACCGCCGACGGAGCCGCCGCCGCGGGACGCACCGCAGCCGATGCGATACTCGAACGCTTCGGCATCCTCGACTCCCCGGAGACCCACCTCCCCGCACCGGAATGCTTCGTCGGCCACGGCTCCGGACGTTACAGCCATATCTCGCTGCGCTACCCGGACGGCCTCCCGCCCCAGGGCCGCGCCAGGGTGACGCTCGAGGGACCCTCCACAGAGATCACCCCCGCCTTCGAGCGAGCCTTCGAAAACTGGCGCTCCCTCCGCTCGTAG
- a CDS encoding ArsR/SmtB family transcription factor: MNKREHREFKDLLYEQFARVGKALASPRRLEMIDLLAQGERTVEEIARQMELPVANVSQHLQVLRRSRLVEARREGLYVRYRLADGRVFELWRMLREIGEERLAEIDRLVGDYLEDRASLEEVSAEELREMMRGGEVVVLDVRPEEEYRAGHIAGARSLPVEELEERLERCLRDLPPDRRIVAYCRGPYCVFSDEAVEMLSERGYSAVRLAEGFPEWRAAGFPVETSWG, from the coding sequence ATGAACAAGAGGGAACACCGGGAGTTCAAGGATCTGCTCTACGAGCAGTTCGCGCGGGTGGGGAAAGCGCTGGCGAGCCCGAGGAGGCTGGAGATGATCGACCTCTTGGCGCAGGGGGAGAGGACGGTCGAGGAGATCGCGCGACAGATGGAGCTGCCTGTGGCGAACGTCTCGCAGCATCTGCAGGTCTTGCGTCGGTCGCGGCTGGTCGAGGCGCGGCGGGAGGGGCTCTACGTCCGCTACCGGCTGGCGGACGGGCGGGTCTTCGAGCTGTGGAGGATGCTCAGGGAGATCGGGGAGGAGCGCCTCGCGGAGATAGACCGGCTCGTCGGCGACTACCTCGAGGACCGGGCATCTCTGGAGGAGGTGAGCGCGGAGGAGCTGCGGGAGATGATGCGTGGAGGGGAGGTGGTCGTGCTCGACGTACGGCCCGAAGAAGAGTACCGGGCCGGGCACATCGCCGGGGCTCGCTCGTTGCCCGTGGAGGAGCTCGAAGAGCGGCTGGAGAGATGTCTGCGAGATTTGCCTCCGGACCGGCGGATCGTCGCCTACTGCCGCGGACCCTACTGCGTGTTCTCCGACGAGGCGGTGGAGATGTTGAGCGAGAGAGGTTACAGCGCGGTCCGGCTCGCCGAGGGGTTCCCCGAGTGGCGGGCGGCCGGCTTCCCGGTCGAGACGTCCTGGGGCTGA
- a CDS encoding MFS transporter: MRGPVRLGLKENLGQFSLLVLVNAFVGGMVGLERTVVPLIGSEVFGLVAKSAILSFIVSFGVVKALSNLAVGPLADAFGRKRLLVAGWIFGVPVPFVLMFAPSWGWVVFANVLLGINQGFAWSMTVNMKIDLVGPRFRGVATGMNEFAGYASLGITAFLTGYIASAYALRPQPFYLGVFYVFAGLFLSALLVRDTHEHVRLEASQTGPKDEDKPTFREVFSATSFGDRNLFACSQAGLVNNLNDGMSWGVFPLFFAAFGLGVERIGILKAVYPFVWGMLQVVTGPLSDRIGRKGLIAGGLWVQAVGMFLVLATRGFGWWLVGSLIMGLGTAMVYPTLIAAVSDHSRPAWRARSLSVYRFWRDLGYAVGALAAGIIADALGLSWAIGLVAALTAFSGLLVALLLEG; this comes from the coding sequence GTGAGAGGCCCTGTCCGGCTGGGCTTGAAGGAGAACCTGGGGCAGTTCTCGCTCCTGGTGCTCGTCAACGCCTTCGTCGGGGGGATGGTGGGTCTGGAGCGTACGGTGGTGCCGCTCATCGGGTCGGAGGTCTTCGGGCTCGTCGCGAAGAGCGCGATCCTCTCGTTCATCGTCTCCTTCGGGGTGGTCAAGGCCCTCTCCAACCTCGCGGTGGGGCCTCTGGCGGACGCCTTCGGCCGGAAGCGCCTTCTGGTGGCCGGTTGGATCTTCGGCGTCCCGGTCCCCTTCGTCCTGATGTTCGCACCGTCGTGGGGGTGGGTGGTCTTCGCCAACGTTCTCCTCGGGATAAACCAGGGCTTCGCCTGGTCGATGACCGTCAACATGAAGATAGACCTCGTCGGTCCCCGCTTCCGGGGGGTCGCCACCGGGATGAACGAGTTCGCCGGCTACGCCTCTCTGGGCATAACGGCCTTCCTCACCGGCTACATCGCCTCGGCGTATGCGCTCAGGCCTCAGCCCTTCTACCTGGGAGTGTTCTACGTCTTCGCGGGGCTCTTCCTCTCCGCCCTGCTGGTACGCGATACCCACGAGCACGTCCGGCTGGAGGCGAGCCAGACCGGACCGAAGGATGAAGATAAGCCGACCTTCCGGGAGGTCTTCTCTGCGACCTCCTTCGGGGACCGCAACCTCTTCGCCTGCTCGCAGGCCGGGCTCGTCAACAACCTCAACGACGGGATGAGCTGGGGTGTGTTCCCCCTCTTCTTCGCAGCCTTCGGGCTCGGCGTGGAGCGCATCGGCATACTCAAAGCCGTCTACCCGTTCGTCTGGGGCATGCTGCAGGTCGTGACGGGCCCCTTGAGCGACCGCATCGGGCGCAAGGGGCTCATCGCCGGCGGCCTCTGGGTGCAGGCGGTGGGGATGTTCCTCGTCCTCGCGACCCGCGGCTTCGGGTGGTGGCTCGTGGGCAGCCTGATCATGGGCCTCGGCACCGCGATGGTCTACCCGACGCTCATCGCCGCCGTCTCGGACCACTCCCGGCCCGCTTGGCGTGCCCGCTCCCTCAGCGTCTACAGGTTCTGGCGCGACCTCGGCTACGCGGTGGGGGCGCTCGCCGCGGGGATCATCGCCGACGCTTTAGGGCTCTCGTGGGCGATAGGGCTCGTGGCGGCCCTCACGGCGTTCTCCGGTCTGCTCGTGGCGTTGCTGCTCGAAGGGTGA
- a CDS encoding slipin family protein → MILQAAGVGVATLVVIVVVVIVGVFLLTSAVKILKEYERGVVFRLGRVYEGGAKGPGLFFLVPLVNKMVKVDLRTVTMDVPPQDVITRDNVPARVTAVIYFRVVDPNKSVIEVEDYVQATSQISQTTLRSVLGKKELDDLLANREAINAELQSIIDEQTEPWGIKVSVIEVKDVEIPQQMQRAMSRQAESERERRAKIIAAEGEYQAADRLRQAADRLDTPTAVQLRLFQTISEISTEQNSTIILPVPIDLFQPFIDGIKPPSERAFPHEGTGEGHGG, encoded by the coding sequence ATGATCTTACAGGCGGCCGGGGTCGGGGTTGCGACGCTCGTCGTCATCGTTGTCGTCGTCATCGTCGGGGTGTTTCTGTTGACGAGCGCGGTCAAGATCCTGAAAGAGTACGAGCGTGGTGTGGTGTTCCGGTTGGGGCGAGTCTACGAAGGAGGCGCCAAGGGACCCGGTCTGTTCTTCCTGGTCCCGCTGGTGAACAAGATGGTCAAGGTGGATCTCAGGACGGTCACGATGGACGTGCCCCCTCAGGACGTCATAACCCGCGACAACGTGCCGGCCCGGGTCACGGCGGTCATCTACTTCCGGGTGGTGGACCCGAACAAGAGCGTCATCGAGGTGGAAGACTACGTACAGGCGACCTCCCAGATCTCGCAGACCACCCTGAGGAGCGTACTGGGCAAGAAAGAGCTGGACGATCTGCTCGCCAACCGCGAGGCCATCAACGCCGAGCTGCAGAGCATAATAGACGAGCAGACCGAGCCCTGGGGGATCAAAGTCAGCGTCATAGAGGTCAAAGACGTCGAGATCCCGCAGCAGATGCAGCGGGCGATGTCCCGCCAGGCCGAGAGCGAGCGGGAGCGGCGGGCCAAGATCATCGCGGCCGAGGGTGAGTATCAGGCGGCAGACCGGCTCAGGCAGGCGGCGGACCGGCTGGATACCCCGACCGCCGTCCAGTTGCGCCTCTTCCAGACGATATCCGAGATCTCCACCGAGCAGAACTCGACGATCATACTCCCCGTACCCATAGACCTGTTCCAGCCGTTCATCGATGGGATCAAACCCCCGTCGGAGCGGGCATTCCCCCACGAGGGTACCGGGGAGGGGCATGGAGGGTAG
- a CDS encoding NAD(P)/FAD-dependent oxidoreductase has protein sequence MPEVRGTLLAGGALAVAAPAAAAAVASRELKSEARGRVVIVGGGTAGLTVAARLARKLRHPEITVIEPSEQHMYQPGWTLVASGVFPKEHFIRKEEDYIPRGVTWIRERVEGFEPEKDQLVTESGRRVGYDYLVVCPGHQLDYDKIEGLDGHLGRDGLYSNYTAEGAQKTWEGIRSFQGGTAIFVEPAGPIKCGGAPQKICYMADSYWRRTKIRERVNQLFVNGKPSLFSSPYYREALEGVMRRKNIQTIFNHNLVAVDPEKKEAYFEVKEGEETRRVTMSYDFLHFCPPQSAPDFIKSSPLANESGYVEVDKHTLQHVRYPNVFALGDASNLPTSKTGAAIRKQAPVLVYNLVRAMEGVDLKIDSHDYDGYTSCPLVTDYGKMMLAEFDYTLKPRPTVPPWEHDSRKETYTNWLIKTRALPAMYWNGMLKGLA, from the coding sequence ATGCCGGAGGTGAGGGGTACGTTGCTGGCCGGTGGTGCGCTTGCGGTCGCGGCTCCGGCGGCGGCTGCGGCCGTGGCGAGCCGGGAGCTCAAGAGCGAGGCGCGGGGGAGGGTGGTCATCGTCGGCGGGGGGACGGCCGGGCTCACGGTTGCGGCCCGTCTGGCGCGTAAGCTACGGCACCCCGAGATAACCGTTATAGAGCCCTCCGAGCAGCACATGTACCAGCCGGGCTGGACGCTGGTCGCCTCGGGGGTCTTCCCGAAGGAGCACTTCATAAGGAAGGAGGAGGACTACATCCCGCGGGGGGTCACCTGGATCCGGGAGCGGGTCGAAGGCTTCGAGCCGGAGAAGGACCAGCTCGTGACCGAGAGCGGGCGCAGGGTCGGCTACGACTACCTCGTCGTCTGTCCCGGGCACCAGCTCGACTACGACAAGATAGAAGGTCTCGACGGGCATCTGGGCCGGGACGGGCTCTACAGCAACTACACCGCCGAAGGTGCACAGAAGACGTGGGAAGGCATCCGCAGCTTCCAGGGTGGGACCGCGATCTTCGTCGAGCCCGCCGGTCCGATAAAGTGCGGTGGCGCACCGCAGAAGATCTGCTACATGGCGGACTCCTACTGGCGGCGCACGAAGATCCGCGAGCGGGTGAACCAGCTGTTCGTGAACGGCAAGCCATCCCTCTTCTCGTCACCGTACTACCGCGAGGCGCTCGAAGGCGTGATGCGGCGCAAGAACATACAGACCATCTTCAACCACAACCTCGTCGCCGTGGACCCGGAGAAGAAGGAGGCTTACTTCGAGGTCAAGGAGGGCGAGGAGACCAGACGGGTCACGATGTCCTACGACTTCCTGCATTTCTGTCCGCCGCAGAGCGCCCCGGACTTCATCAAGAGCAGCCCGCTCGCCAACGAGTCCGGCTACGTCGAAGTGGACAAGCACACCCTGCAGCACGTGCGCTACCCGAACGTCTTCGCGCTCGGGGACGCGAGCAACCTGCCGACCTCGAAGACCGGCGCGGCCATACGCAAGCAGGCCCCGGTCCTGGTATACAACCTGGTTAGGGCCATGGAGGGTGTGGACCTCAAGATAGACTCCCACGACTACGACGGATACACCTCCTGTCCGCTCGTCACCGACTACGGGAAGATGATGCTCGCCGAGTTCGACTACACCCTCAAGCCCCGGCCCACCGTTCCACCGTGGGAACACGACTCCCGCAAGGAGACCTACACGAACTGGCTCATCAAGACCCGGGCCCTGCCGGCGATGTACTGGAACGGGATGCTAAAAGGCCTCGCCTGA
- a CDS encoding LysR family transcriptional regulator — protein MKLRSLQAFCAAVEEGSVSGAAQRMYLSQPSVSERLAELEREARVPLLKRSRRGVEPTEHGRLLYEQARRALDEVEGVEEVLHTLRGRRDSRLYVAASSTLGEHLFPVWLRGFREREPGVLPELFVGNTREVLSLVGRGTVAFGVIEGGEVRGTFESVPLLEDELVVVVAPGHPWVREGVEAGKLGSEPFISREKGSGTREVIERAVSEMGIVLDVRMELGSTGAIKEAIEAGLGFSLLSRETIRLEIEAGHLAVAEGFSIPRRFTMIRNPSAELNPTERKFFEYLLGLCRRDLSQRV, from the coding sequence ATGAAGCTCAGGTCTCTGCAGGCGTTTTGTGCGGCGGTGGAGGAGGGGAGCGTCTCGGGGGCTGCGCAGCGGATGTACCTGTCACAGCCGAGCGTGAGCGAGCGTCTGGCGGAGCTCGAGCGGGAGGCGCGGGTACCGCTTCTCAAGCGTTCGCGGCGTGGGGTGGAACCTACGGAGCACGGGAGGCTGCTCTACGAGCAGGCGCGGCGGGCGCTGGACGAGGTTGAGGGGGTGGAGGAGGTATTGCACACGCTGCGTGGCCGGAGGGACTCGCGGCTGTACGTGGCGGCGAGTTCGACGCTCGGGGAGCATCTGTTCCCGGTATGGTTGCGGGGGTTTCGGGAGCGGGAGCCGGGGGTGCTGCCGGAGCTCTTCGTGGGCAACACCAGGGAGGTTTTGTCGCTGGTGGGGCGGGGGACGGTTGCCTTCGGCGTCATAGAGGGTGGTGAGGTGCGGGGGACGTTCGAGAGCGTACCGCTGCTGGAGGACGAGCTGGTCGTGGTGGTCGCGCCGGGTCATCCGTGGGTGCGGGAGGGTGTGGAGGCGGGGAAGCTCGGTTCTGAGCCGTTCATCTCGCGCGAGAAGGGATCGGGGACGCGGGAGGTGATAGAGCGGGCGGTCTCGGAGATGGGGATCGTGCTGGACGTTCGGATGGAGCTGGGGAGCACCGGGGCGATCAAGGAAGCGATAGAGGCCGGGCTCGGCTTCTCGCTGCTCTCGCGGGAGACGATACGCCTGGAGATAGAGGCCGGGCATCTGGCGGTTGCGGAGGGGTTCTCGATCCCGCGGCGGTTCACCATGATCCGCAACCCTTCGGCGGAGCTGAACCCGACGGAGCGGAAGTTCTTCGAGTACCTGCTCGGGCTCTGTCGGCGGGATCTCTCTCAGAGGGTGTAG
- a CDS encoding 4Fe-4S dicluster domain-containing protein, protein MANYGFIIDNRKCIGCHACTVACKAEHEVPLGVNRTWVKYIEKGEFPDTQRAFHVMRCNHCEDAPCVEACPVTALYIRDDGIVDFNSDRCIGCKACTQACPYDALYIDPDSHTAAKCNYCAHRVDMGLEPACVNVCPEHAIISGDMDDPTTEISRLLSREKVTTRRPEKGTKPKLFYINGDEAALTPDDAPVASDYMWSNQRRGVGHHAPDSPNAGGGGVLQGIIPLGKKPGRGEPEPQPERARRTYDEPNKGVMWGREVPAYVWTKAISAGAAGITFLAAGLGVALSGVALWSGALLGLVFLLATGALLILDLDRPDRFHYVLLRPQWRSWLVKGAYIITGFGALLGLWMVAEALAFFGVLPDEVGQEATAVLAWPLVAAAGATAVYTAYLFAQSKGRSFWQSPALPVHMLTHAAVAGAGTLLIASLFVGGLAPLQGMLSAVLAAGLLVGLLVFWAELGVRHPDRDAARAAEMIYKGRYRRLFWGVSVGLGSLVPLGLVGLSALFGVPVLAAAAGVFALVGIFATEHAWVEAPQLIPLA, encoded by the coding sequence TTGGCGAACTACGGCTTCATCATAGACAACCGAAAATGCATCGGCTGTCACGCGTGCACGGTGGCGTGCAAGGCCGAGCACGAGGTGCCGCTCGGGGTGAACCGGACCTGGGTGAAGTACATCGAGAAGGGGGAGTTCCCCGACACCCAGCGAGCCTTCCACGTGATGCGTTGCAACCACTGCGAGGACGCGCCCTGTGTCGAAGCCTGCCCGGTGACGGCGCTGTACATCCGCGACGACGGGATCGTGGACTTCAACAGCGACCGGTGCATCGGGTGCAAGGCCTGCACCCAGGCGTGCCCGTACGACGCCCTGTACATAGATCCCGACAGCCACACGGCGGCCAAGTGCAACTACTGCGCCCATCGGGTGGACATGGGACTCGAACCCGCCTGCGTCAACGTCTGCCCGGAGCACGCGATCATAAGCGGGGACATGGACGATCCGACGACCGAGATCAGCCGCCTCCTCTCCCGCGAGAAGGTGACCACCCGCAGGCCGGAGAAGGGTACGAAGCCGAAGCTCTTCTACATAAACGGGGACGAGGCCGCGCTCACCCCCGACGACGCCCCCGTCGCGTCGGACTACATGTGGTCCAACCAGAGGCGGGGCGTCGGGCACCACGCCCCGGACAGCCCGAACGCCGGCGGAGGGGGTGTGCTGCAGGGGATCATCCCGCTCGGGAAGAAGCCGGGTCGTGGCGAGCCGGAGCCCCAACCCGAGCGGGCGCGGCGCACCTACGACGAGCCGAACAAGGGCGTGATGTGGGGCCGGGAGGTTCCCGCCTACGTCTGGACCAAGGCGATATCGGCCGGTGCGGCCGGGATCACGTTCCTCGCGGCCGGGCTCGGGGTGGCGCTCTCGGGGGTGGCCCTGTGGAGTGGGGCGTTGCTCGGGCTCGTGTTCCTGCTCGCCACCGGGGCGCTTCTCATCCTCGACCTTGACCGGCCGGACCGCTTCCACTACGTCCTGCTGCGGCCGCAGTGGAGGAGCTGGCTGGTAAAGGGCGCGTACATCATCACCGGCTTCGGGGCCCTGCTCGGGCTCTGGATGGTCGCCGAGGCGCTCGCCTTCTTCGGGGTTCTCCCGGACGAGGTGGGGCAGGAGGCGACCGCCGTGCTCGCCTGGCCGCTCGTCGCCGCCGCCGGGGCGACGGCCGTCTACACCGCGTACCTCTTCGCCCAGTCCAAGGGGCGCAGCTTCTGGCAGAGCCCGGCGCTCCCGGTGCACATGCTCACCCACGCCGCGGTCGCCGGGGCCGGGACGCTTCTGATCGCTTCGCTGTTCGTCGGGGGGCTCGCTCCTTTGCAGGGCATGCTCTCGGCCGTGCTCGCGGCGGGGCTTCTCGTCGGGCTGCTGGTCTTCTGGGCCGAGCTCGGCGTCAGGCACCCCGACCGCGATGCGGCGCGCGCGGCCGAGATGATCTACAAGGGGCGCTACCGGAGGCTCTTCTGGGGGGTCTCGGTCGGGCTGGGGAGCCTGGTTCCGCTCGGGCTCGTCGGGCTCTCGGCGCTCTTCGGGGTCCCGGTGCTCGCGGCCGCGGCCGGGGTCTTCGCGCTCGTCGGGATCTTCGCGACCGAGCACGCCTGGGTCGAGGCCCCGCAGCTCATCCCGCTGGCCTGA
- a CDS encoding molybdopterin-dependent oxidoreductase, producing MEPKRPLIERVATKLHIIPDVDQPERGDVRRLAPGSSLTGYPPPERWDDWTEYEAKGWTRRQKKSYQIVPTVCFNCEAACGLLAYIDKESREVRKFEGHPLHPGSRGRNCAKGPATINQIKDPSRILYPLKRKGPRGSGQWERVSWDEALEDVAQRVRRAIVEGRRDEIFYHVGRPGFELEHMDRVFKAWGVDAHTSHTNVCSSGGRFGYQVWGGFDRPSPDHANARAIILMSSHLETGHYFNPHAQRIIEGKMKGAKLIVVDPRLSNSAAMADYWLPARPGSEAALFLAMAKVILDEGLYDAEYLRDWTNWPEYMQNKHPEREQDSFDAFIEALKEDYASYTPEYAERESGVEAGKIVEVARVIGEAAPRVASHTWRAATAANLHGWMAGRALVFLNVLTGSWGRKGGTNPNGWSKWVPKFWKHPEPQKAWNSLNYPDEYPLANYEMSFLIPHFLMEGRGRMEVYFSRVINPVWTFPDGFSWMEVLQNEEYVGCHVALTPTWNETAYFADYVLPLGHGPERHDLMSQETHSGTWLSFRQPVLREAARRRGEKITYTYEANPGEVWEDDEFWIELSWKIDPDGSLGIREHFESPYRPGEKLTVEEYYRWIFENAVPGLPEKAAEEGLTPLEYMRRYGAFEIKRETYERHMRILSPEEVEGARVEPDGTLTTEESRSEGVIREKRRLPHVGVQVKGEPREGFPTRSGKLEIFSRTLAEWGWPEYATPCYEKSHVHPENLEEGQLVLNATFRLPTLIHTRSGNSKWLNEISNKNPLWIHPKDAGERGIETGDLVRVVTEIGYSVNHAWVTEGITPGVVACSHHLGRWRRRQDQADRWSNALVEIERAEDGTWRMRQIEGPGPYESSDPDTKRIFWGDGGVHQNLTFPVHPDPISGMHCWHQAVFVEKAREGDRYGDVYVDTKKSLEVYRRWLAMTRPGPLKNGLRRPEVFDRPFRPAREMFFVRPEGG from the coding sequence GTGGAACCGAAAAGACCGCTCATCGAGCGGGTGGCGACGAAACTCCACATCATTCCCGACGTGGACCAGCCGGAGCGGGGGGACGTGCGCCGGCTCGCGCCGGGCAGCTCGCTCACCGGATATCCCCCGCCCGAGCGGTGGGACGACTGGACGGAGTACGAGGCGAAAGGGTGGACCCGCCGACAGAAGAAGAGCTACCAGATCGTCCCGACCGTCTGTTTCAACTGCGAAGCCGCCTGCGGGCTGCTCGCCTACATAGACAAAGAGAGCCGCGAGGTCCGCAAGTTCGAGGGGCACCCGCTGCACCCCGGGAGCCGCGGACGCAACTGCGCCAAAGGACCTGCGACCATCAACCAGATCAAGGACCCCAGCCGCATCCTCTACCCTCTGAAGAGGAAGGGGCCGCGCGGATCGGGACAGTGGGAGCGCGTCTCCTGGGATGAAGCACTCGAAGACGTAGCGCAGCGGGTGCGCCGGGCCATCGTGGAGGGGCGGCGCGACGAGATCTTCTACCACGTCGGCCGGCCCGGCTTCGAGCTCGAGCACATGGACCGCGTCTTCAAGGCGTGGGGCGTGGACGCCCATACCTCGCACACCAACGTCTGCTCCTCCGGCGGGCGGTTCGGGTACCAGGTGTGGGGTGGTTTCGACCGGCCCTCCCCCGACCACGCGAACGCCCGGGCCATAATACTGATGAGCTCCCACCTCGAGACCGGCCACTACTTCAACCCGCACGCCCAGCGCATCATCGAGGGCAAGATGAAGGGGGCGAAGCTCATCGTCGTCGACCCCCGCCTCTCCAACTCGGCGGCGATGGCCGACTACTGGCTGCCGGCCCGTCCGGGCTCGGAGGCCGCCCTCTTCCTTGCGATGGCGAAGGTGATCCTCGACGAGGGCCTCTACGACGCGGAGTACCTGCGCGACTGGACCAACTGGCCCGAGTACATGCAGAACAAACACCCGGAGAGGGAGCAGGACTCCTTCGACGCCTTCATCGAGGCTTTGAAAGAGGATTATGCCTCCTACACCCCAGAGTACGCCGAGAGGGAGAGCGGGGTCGAGGCCGGGAAGATAGTCGAGGTGGCCCGGGTCATCGGGGAGGCCGCGCCGCGCGTCGCCTCGCACACCTGGCGGGCGGCGACGGCGGCCAACCTGCACGGCTGGATGGCCGGCAGGGCGCTCGTCTTCCTGAACGTCCTCACCGGGAGCTGGGGCCGCAAGGGTGGGACCAACCCGAACGGCTGGAGCAAGTGGGTGCCGAAGTTCTGGAAGCACCCCGAGCCGCAGAAGGCGTGGAACTCTCTCAACTACCCGGACGAGTACCCGCTCGCCAACTACGAGATGAGCTTCCTCATCCCGCATTTCCTCATGGAAGGGCGTGGGAGGATGGAGGTGTACTTCAGCCGGGTCATCAACCCGGTGTGGACCTTCCCGGACGGCTTCAGCTGGATGGAGGTCCTGCAGAACGAGGAGTACGTCGGCTGCCACGTGGCCCTGACGCCGACGTGGAACGAGACGGCGTACTTCGCCGACTACGTGCTTCCTTTGGGGCACGGCCCGGAGCGTCACGACCTGATGAGCCAGGAGACCCACTCGGGAACCTGGCTGTCTTTCAGGCAGCCGGTCTTGAGAGAGGCGGCGAGGCGGCGGGGGGAGAAGATCACCTACACCTACGAAGCCAACCCCGGCGAGGTCTGGGAGGACGACGAGTTCTGGATCGAGCTCTCCTGGAAGATAGACCCCGACGGCTCTCTGGGCATCCGGGAACACTTCGAGAGCCCCTACCGGCCCGGCGAGAAGCTCACCGTCGAGGAGTACTACCGCTGGATCTTCGAGAACGCCGTACCCGGCCTGCCGGAGAAGGCCGCCGAGGAGGGGCTCACGCCGCTCGAGTACATGAGACGCTACGGGGCCTTCGAGATAAAGCGCGAGACGTACGAGCGCCACATGCGCATCCTCTCTCCCGAGGAGGTGGAGGGTGCCCGCGTCGAACCGGACGGCACCCTCACCACCGAAGAGAGCCGCAGCGAGGGGGTCATAAGGGAGAAACGCCGTCTGCCGCACGTCGGGGTGCAGGTGAAGGGTGAACCCCGCGAAGGTTTCCCGACCAGGAGCGGCAAGCTCGAGATCTTCTCCCGGACGCTCGCCGAGTGGGGCTGGCCCGAGTACGCCACGCCCTGCTACGAGAAGAGCCACGTCCACCCGGAGAACCTCGAGGAGGGGCAGCTCGTCCTCAACGCCACCTTCCGTCTGCCCACGCTCATCCACACCCGTAGCGGAAACTCCAAGTGGCTCAACGAGATCTCCAACAAGAACCCGCTCTGGATCCACCCGAAGGACGCCGGGGAGCGCGGCATAGAGACCGGGGACCTGGTTCGGGTCGTGACCGAGATCGGCTACTCGGTGAACCACGCGTGGGTCACCGAGGGGATAACGCCGGGTGTCGTCGCCTGCTCACACCACCTGGGTCGCTGGCGCAGGAGGCAGGACCAGGCGGACCGCTGGTCGAACGCCCTGGTCGAGATAGAGCGGGCCGAGGACGGCACCTGGAGGATGCGCCAGATCGAGGGTCCCGGGCCCTACGAGTCTTCCGACCCCGACACCAAGCGCATCTTCTGGGGGGACGGCGGGGTGCACCAGAACCTCACCTTCCCGGTCCATCCAGACCCGATAAGCGGGATGCACTGCTGGCATCAGGCCGTCTTCGTCGAGAAGGCCCGCGAGGGAGACCGCTACGGGGACGTCTACGTGGATACGAAGAAGAGCCTCGAGGTCTACCGTCGGTGGCTCGCGATGACCCGACCCGGCCCCTTGAAGAACGGGCTCAGGCGGCCGGAGGTCTTCGACCGTCCCTTCCGTCCCGCCCGCGAGATGTTCTTCGTCCGGCCCGAAGGCGGCTGA